Proteins from one Telopea speciosissima isolate NSW1024214 ecotype Mountain lineage chromosome 1, Tspe_v1, whole genome shotgun sequence genomic window:
- the LOC122647052 gene encoding probable protein S-acyltransferase 14 has translation MHRSGAVMAWNVFKFCTALRGLGSIMILLVLGVVGVTYYAVVVTNYGPALYDGGLASVTALAVLILFHALLVMLLWSYFSVVLTDPGSVPPNWRPVLDEERGESDPLTASEYGGTGIGVQQSAVLTDPVNPRVRYCRKCNQPKPSRCHHCSVCGRCVLKMDHHCVWVVNCVGALNYKYFLLFLFYTFLETTLATLSLLPHFIAFFSDGEIPGTPGTLATTFLTFVLNLAFALSVMGFLIMHISLVAGNTTTIEAYEKKTTPKWRYDLGRRKNFEQVFGSDKKYWFVPAYSEEDLRRMPALQGLEYPSKPDLDAQEF, from the exons ATGCACAGATCCGGAGCTGTAATGGCTTGGAATGTTTTCAAGTTTTGTACGGCCCTGCGTGGTCTGGGCTCCATAATGATCCTACTGGTTCTCGGCGTCGTCGGTGTCACTTATTATGCTGTCGTCGTTACCAATTACGGGCCTGCTTTGTATGACGGTGGTCTTGCTTCTGTCACCGCTCTTGCTGTCTTGATCTTGTTTCATGCTCTG TTGGTGATGCTACTATGGAGCTACTTTTCTGTTGTTTTAACGGATCCAGGTTCCGTTCCACCAAATTGGAGGCCTGTTTTGGATGAGGAAAGAGGAGAGAGCGATCCATTGACAGCTTCGGAGTATGGTGGAACAGGAATAGGTGTACAGCAGTCTGCGGTGCTAACTGACCCTGTGAATCCAAGAGTCCGGTACTGCCGCAAGTGCAACCAGCCGAAACCATCTCGTTGTCATCACTGTTCTGTTT GTGGGAGGTGTGTTTTGAAAATGGACCACCATTGTGTTTGGGTTGTCAATTGCGTTGGGGCtctaaattataaatatttccttctctttttg TTCTATACATTTCTTGAAACAACTCTGGCCACCTTATCATTATTGCCGCATTTCATAGCATTTTTTAGTGATGGAGAGATACCTGGAACACCAGGAACCCTTGCAACAACTTTTCTTACATTTG TGTTGAACTTAGCTTTTGCATTGAGTGTTATGGGTTTTCTGATCATGCACATATCATTGGTGGCTGGTAATACCACCACCATTGAG GCTTATGAGAAGAAAACCACCCCTAAGTGGCGCTATGACCTTGGTCGAAGAAAGAATTTTGAGCAG GTGTTTGGGTCGGACAAGAAATACTGGTTTGTCCCTGCATATTCAGAAGAGGATCTAAGACGTATGCCAGCACTTCAGGGACTTGAATATCCTTCGAAGCCTGATCTCGATGCCCAGGAGTTCTAA
- the LOC122645425 gene encoding uncharacterized protein LOC122645425, whose product MQRGRGGNDLFDFGDPFAGFGGFGGQRNLIPNLFGGRDPFDDPFFNRPFGGMFGPSMFGPSMFGPSMFGQRGSFFGDSPASGFIEHEPPQANKSEGLVIKELNSDDEEVDEEDEKLKASKEKIENPRKHSRSSKGPYVDDQDDEAEGRRSKQMQHRNDYNRADGAQPQARSFSFQSSTVTYGGVDGAYYTSSTTRRAGSDGVTLEESKEADTATGRAAHRVSRGLHDKGHSVMRKLDSDGKVDTMQTLHNLNEDELAGFEESWKGNAIKHLPGWSDGFNMHANIGTTSSGPNGQATNGGWALPSTGQQQPRGSERMEFDDGFRPSTSTSKGRAKSSRRINID is encoded by the exons ATGCAGAGAGGTAGAGGAggaaatgatttatttgatttCGGTGATCCTTTCGCTGGGTTTGGCGGTTTCGGTGGCCAAAGAAATTTAATACCTAACCTTTTCGGGGGAAGAGACCCATTCGATGACCCTTTCTTTAATCGCCCATTTGGTGGCATGTTTGGCCCCAGCATGTTCGGCCCCAGCATGTTCGGTCCCAGTATGTTCGGCCAAAGAGGGAGCTTCTTTGGAGATTCTCCTGCATCTGGGTTTATCGAGCATGAACCACCTCAGGCCAATAAATCAGAAGGGCTAGTTATCAAGGAGTTAAACTCTGATGATGAGGAGGTAGACGAAGAGGATGAAAAACTGAAAGCTTCcaaagagaagatagaaaatcCAAGGAAACATTCTAGGTCGAGTAAAGGGCCATATGTTGACGACCAAGATGATGAAGCCGAAG GGAGAAGGAGCAAACAAATGCAACATAGGAATGATTATAACAGGGCTGATGGAGCACAGCCTCAGGCTCGTAGTTTCAGCTTTCAGAGTTCAACTGTTACTTATGGTGGTGTCGATGGAGCATACTATACTTCCTCCACAACCAGGAGGGCTGGCAGTGATGGA GTGACGTTAGAAGAGAGCAAAGAAGCAGATACAGCAACAGGTCGAGCGGCACACAGGGTGTCTAGAGGACTTCACGATAAG GGTCATTCAGTTATGAGGAAGCTTGATTCAGATGGTAAGGTGGACACCATGCAGACCTTGCACAATTTGAATGAAG ATGAACTTGCGGGTTTTGAGGAATCTTGGAAAGGGAATGCTATAAAGCACTTGCCTGGATGGAGCGATGGGTTCAATATGCACGCAAATATAG GGACTACCAGCAGTGGACCAAATGGTCAGGCAACTAATGGTGGATGGGCTCTTCCATCAACAGGGCAGCAGCAACCTCGAGGTTCTGAGAGGATGGAGTTTGATGATGGGTTCAGGCCAAGCACCTCCACCTCCAAGGGAAGAGCTAAGTCATCCAGGAGGATTAATATAGATTAA